Proteins from one Catenuloplanes atrovinosus genomic window:
- a CDS encoding amidohydrolase, which produces MRILYRGGTVYSAADPHATALLADGDRIAWLGDDAGAPAADRVVDLDGGLLTAAFVDAHVHTTSTGLNLAGLDLTGARSAREVLDAVDKAARDLPADGVLLGHGWDESTWESPALPSAHELGVAAGGRRVYLSQVSVHSALVSSALLEADPTIHAAAGFDSSGWLRVDAHHTVRDLALGSVGPAQRRAAQRTALRHAARLGIGAVHECGGPRISSEDDFAEVLAAGGPQRGHPEVFGYWGELGAAAKARELGAVGAGGDLFADGALGSRTAFLGHDYADEPGSRGHGYLSVDQVRDHLLDCHAHGMQGGFHAIGDAAIAVVLAGIGEVAARLGIEVVRAARHRIEHAELLDRTLIARMVEYGVVASVQPAFDRLWGGGTRMYAARLGVERALTANPFAAMHNVGVPLAFGSDAPVTALDPWGGVRAAVAHHTPHSRMGVRAAFAAHTRGGWRALPGAMAGGAVEPGAPATFAVWDGVGGLDAAIEATPACRRTVVHGVTIHEE; this is translated from the coding sequence ATGAGGATCCTCTACCGTGGCGGGACCGTGTACTCCGCCGCCGACCCGCACGCGACCGCGCTGCTGGCCGACGGCGACCGGATCGCCTGGCTCGGCGACGACGCGGGCGCGCCGGCCGCGGACCGGGTGGTCGATCTGGACGGCGGGCTGCTCACGGCCGCGTTCGTGGACGCGCACGTGCACACCACGTCGACCGGGCTGAACCTGGCCGGGCTGGACCTGACCGGCGCCCGGTCGGCCCGGGAGGTGCTGGACGCGGTGGACAAGGCGGCGCGGGACCTGCCGGCCGACGGTGTGCTGCTCGGCCACGGCTGGGACGAGTCCACCTGGGAGTCGCCGGCGCTGCCGTCCGCGCACGAGCTGGGCGTGGCGGCCGGCGGGCGGCGCGTCTACCTGTCGCAGGTGTCGGTGCACTCGGCGCTGGTGTCGTCGGCGCTGCTGGAGGCGGACCCGACGATCCACGCGGCGGCCGGGTTCGACTCGTCCGGCTGGCTGCGCGTCGACGCGCACCACACCGTGCGCGATCTGGCGCTCGGCTCGGTCGGCCCGGCGCAGCGGCGCGCGGCGCAGCGGACCGCGCTGCGGCACGCCGCGCGGCTCGGGATCGGTGCGGTGCACGAGTGCGGCGGCCCGCGGATCTCCAGCGAGGACGACTTCGCCGAGGTTCTCGCGGCCGGTGGGCCGCAGCGGGGGCATCCGGAGGTGTTCGGCTACTGGGGCGAGCTCGGCGCCGCGGCGAAGGCCAGGGAACTGGGCGCGGTCGGCGCGGGCGGTGACCTGTTCGCCGACGGCGCGCTCGGGTCGCGCACCGCGTTCCTCGGCCACGACTACGCGGACGAGCCGGGCAGCCGCGGGCACGGCTACCTGAGCGTCGACCAGGTGCGCGACCATCTGCTCGACTGTCACGCGCACGGCATGCAGGGCGGTTTCCACGCGATCGGGGACGCGGCGATCGCCGTGGTGCTGGCCGGGATCGGCGAGGTCGCGGCGCGGCTCGGCATCGAGGTGGTCCGGGCGGCCCGGCACCGGATCGAGCACGCGGAACTGCTGGACCGGACGCTGATCGCGCGGATGGTGGAGTACGGGGTGGTCGCGTCCGTGCAGCCGGCGTTCGACCGGCTGTGGGGCGGCGGGACGCGGATGTATGCGGCCCGGCTGGGCGTGGAGCGGGCGCTGACCGCGAACCCGTTCGCCGCGATGCACAACGTCGGCGTGCCGCTGGCGTTCGGCTCGGACGCGCCGGTGACGGCGCTGGACCCGTGGGGCGGCGTGCGGGCCGCGGTCGCCCACCACACGCCGCACAGCCGAATGGGCGTGCGCGCCGCGTTCGCGGCCCACACCCGCGGCGGCTGGCGGGCGCTGCCCGGCGCGATGGCCGGCGGCGCGGTCGAGCCGGGCGCACCGGCCACGTTCGCGGTCTGGGACGGCGTCGGCGGGCTGGACGCCGCGATCGAGGCGACGCCGGCCTGCCGGCGCACGGTGGTGCACGGGGTCACGATCCACGAGGAGTAG
- a CDS encoding class I SAM-dependent methyltransferase: MSATSAEYTDPRTVALYDALHPDPPEHPFYVDVAAQLPAVSVADVGCGTGRLAAELARRGHRVTAVDPSRTMLDLARRRPIGALVSWRLGDARVLPENAFELVVLAGGVVAEITDDRELIATFAAVRRALRPGGRLAFDARRFTARDWTGWTRAGSYRRLANGAAVWREDARVLGDRVRYLAGYRLADGTELTFEREIRLRSDVWYATVLAEAGFRVDPVDDDAPGLVVMATAGPPRRASGLCFERVAGRLWAVVDDDSGRPARVPMPDDSLEIIARLRLMGVALDQVVAAAAAAGLDWDPAGEVRARSEADMDEWRRRDREERERRKRAFRDRMAP, translated from the coding sequence ATGAGCGCCACCTCCGCGGAGTACACCGATCCCCGGACCGTGGCGCTGTACGACGCGCTGCACCCCGATCCGCCCGAGCACCCGTTCTACGTCGACGTGGCGGCGCAGTTGCCGGCGGTGTCGGTCGCGGACGTCGGGTGCGGCACCGGGCGGCTGGCGGCGGAGCTGGCGCGGCGCGGTCATCGGGTCACGGCGGTCGATCCGTCCCGGACCATGCTGGACCTGGCCCGGCGGCGGCCGATCGGCGCGCTGGTCAGCTGGCGGCTGGGCGACGCGCGCGTGTTGCCGGAGAACGCGTTCGAGCTGGTCGTGCTGGCCGGCGGCGTGGTCGCGGAGATCACCGACGACCGGGAGCTGATCGCCACGTTCGCGGCGGTACGGCGGGCGCTGCGGCCCGGCGGGCGGCTCGCGTTCGACGCGCGGCGGTTCACGGCGCGGGACTGGACGGGGTGGACGCGCGCGGGTTCGTACCGTCGGCTGGCCAACGGTGCGGCCGTGTGGCGCGAGGATGCCCGGGTGCTCGGCGACCGGGTTCGCTATCTGGCCGGCTATCGGCTGGCGGACGGCACCGAGCTGACGTTCGAGCGGGAGATCCGGTTGCGGTCCGATGTCTGGTACGCGACCGTGCTGGCCGAGGCGGGGTTCCGGGTCGACCCGGTGGACGACGACGCGCCGGGGCTGGTGGTGATGGCCACGGCCGGGCCGCCGCGGCGCGCGTCGGGGCTGTGCTTCGAGCGGGTCGCGGGACGGCTGTGGGCGGTGGTCGACGACGACAGCGGGCGCCCGGCGCGGGTGCCGATGCCGGACGACTCCCTGGAGATCATCGCCCGGCTGCGCCTGATGGGGGTCGCGCTGGACCAGGTGGTGGCCGCGGCGGCGGCGGCCGGGCTGGACTGGGATCCGGCCGGCGAGGTCCGCGCGCGGTCGGAGGCGGACATGGACGAGTGGCGGCGCCGCGACCGCGAGGAGCGCGAGCGCCGCAAGCGCGCGTTCCGCGACCGGATGGCGCCGTGA
- a CDS encoding Lrp/AsnC family transcriptional regulator gives MEEIDRAIVTALTADGRLSYTDLAERVGLSVSAVHQRVRRLEQRGVIRGYTARVSYEALDLQLTAFVAIRPFDPSQPDDAPEKLAHLPEIESCYSVAGEDFYMLLVRVASPGELERLLQQIRTAANVTTRTTVVLSTPYEGRPPAVSASSTPE, from the coding sequence GTGGAGGAGATCGACCGGGCGATCGTGACGGCGCTGACCGCGGACGGGCGGCTGTCGTACACGGACCTCGCGGAGCGCGTCGGACTGTCCGTGTCGGCCGTGCACCAGCGCGTCCGCCGCCTCGAGCAGCGCGGCGTCATTCGCGGCTACACCGCGCGCGTCTCCTACGAGGCGCTCGACCTCCAGCTCACCGCGTTCGTGGCGATCCGGCCGTTCGACCCGTCGCAGCCGGACGACGCGCCGGAGAAGCTCGCCCACCTGCCCGAGATCGAGTCGTGCTACTCGGTGGCGGGCGAGGACTTCTACATGCTGCTGGTCCGGGTGGCCAGCCCCGGCGAGCTGGAGCGCCTGCTCCAGCAGATCCGCACCGCGGCGAACGTGACCACCCGTACCACCGTGGTGCTGTCCACCCCGTACGAGGGACGCCCGCCCGCGGTCAGCGCGAGTTCCACTCCAGAATGA
- a CDS encoding acyl-CoA dehydrogenase family protein, with amino-acid sequence MWIPPTDEARDLLGLVEEIADGELTPRTAADHESRGEFPREIVRTLGRAGLLGLPYPAELGGAGQPYEVYLRVLERLAYRWLTVAEAVSVHTLSCYPAAVHGDDRLRKLVPDLIGGELLGAYCLSEPAGGSDAAALTTRAVPDGDGYVVTGTKAWITHAGYADFYTVFARTGGPGPDGISCLLLDAATPGLEPQARERLMGLRAGAPAQVVLDGARVPAERLVGTDGQGFRIAMSALDAGRLGIAACAVGLAQAALDYAVGYARERTQFGSRIIDFQGIGFMLADAATSISAARALLYTAARLRDAGLPFRTEAAQAKLFATDAAMRVTTDAVQVLGGAGYVTDHPVERWFREAKLLQIVEGTNQIQRLVIARALARP; translated from the coding sequence ATGTGGATCCCGCCCACCGACGAGGCCCGCGACCTGCTCGGTCTCGTCGAGGAGATCGCCGACGGCGAACTCACCCCGCGAACCGCCGCCGACCACGAGTCGCGCGGCGAGTTCCCCCGCGAGATCGTTCGTACGCTCGGCCGCGCCGGCCTGCTCGGACTCCCCTACCCGGCCGAGCTCGGCGGTGCCGGCCAGCCGTACGAGGTCTACCTGCGCGTGCTGGAGCGCCTCGCCTACCGCTGGCTGACCGTCGCGGAGGCGGTCAGCGTGCACACACTGTCCTGCTACCCGGCCGCGGTGCACGGCGACGACCGGCTGCGCAAACTGGTGCCCGACCTGATCGGCGGCGAACTGCTCGGCGCGTACTGCCTCTCCGAGCCGGCCGGCGGCTCGGACGCCGCCGCGCTCACCACCCGGGCCGTGCCGGACGGCGACGGGTACGTGGTGACCGGCACCAAGGCGTGGATCACCCATGCCGGGTACGCGGACTTCTACACCGTCTTCGCGCGCACCGGCGGGCCCGGCCCGGACGGCATCTCCTGCCTGCTGCTCGACGCGGCCACGCCCGGCCTGGAACCGCAGGCCCGCGAACGGCTGATGGGCCTGCGCGCCGGCGCGCCCGCGCAGGTGGTGCTGGACGGCGCGCGGGTGCCGGCCGAGCGACTGGTCGGCACCGACGGGCAGGGCTTCCGGATCGCGATGTCCGCACTGGACGCGGGCCGGCTCGGCATCGCCGCGTGCGCGGTCGGGCTCGCCCAGGCCGCGCTGGACTACGCGGTCGGCTACGCGCGGGAGCGCACCCAGTTCGGCTCGCGGATCATCGACTTCCAGGGCATCGGCTTCATGCTGGCGGACGCGGCCACCTCGATCAGCGCGGCCCGGGCACTGCTCTACACCGCGGCCCGGCTGCGCGACGCCGGGCTGCCGTTCCGCACCGAGGCCGCGCAGGCCAAGCTGTTCGCCACGGACGCCGCCATGCGCGTCACCACGGACGCGGTGCAGGTGCTCGGCGGCGCCGGATACGTCACCGACCATCCGGTGGAGCGCTGGTTCCGCGAGGCGAAACTGCTCCAGATCGTCGAGGGCACCAACCAGATCCAGCGGCTGGTCATCGCCCGCGCGCTGGCCCGCCCCTGA
- a CDS encoding histidine phosphatase family protein, whose protein sequence is MAEIVLVRHGQTEWSVAGRHTGSTDIPLTPVGEEQARAIGQRIKGREFAQVLCSPRVRARRTAELAGLRVTEIVEDLAEWDYGDYEGITTKEIHETSPDWYLWTDGVPGGESPERIGARIDRVLAKARAALEHGDVALVAHGHALRVVGARWIEEPVRVGGRLRLDTATLCRLGFEHGRPVILEWNSR, encoded by the coding sequence ATGGCGGAGATCGTTCTGGTACGGCATGGGCAGACCGAGTGGAGTGTGGCCGGGCGGCATACCGGCAGCACCGACATTCCGCTCACCCCGGTCGGGGAGGAGCAGGCGCGGGCGATCGGGCAGAGGATCAAGGGGCGGGAGTTCGCGCAGGTGCTGTGCAGCCCGCGCGTGCGGGCCCGGAGGACCGCGGAGCTGGCCGGCCTCCGGGTGACCGAGATCGTCGAGGATCTGGCCGAGTGGGACTACGGCGACTACGAGGGGATCACCACGAAGGAGATCCACGAGACCAGCCCGGACTGGTACCTGTGGACGGACGGCGTGCCCGGCGGCGAGTCACCGGAGCGGATCGGCGCACGCATCGACCGGGTGCTGGCGAAGGCGCGGGCGGCGCTGGAGCACGGTGACGTCGCGCTGGTGGCGCACGGTCACGCGCTGCGCGTGGTGGGTGCCCGGTGGATCGAGGAGCCGGTACGCGTGGGCGGGCGGCTGCGGCTGGACACGGCGACGCTGTGCCGGCTCGGGTTCGAGCACGGCCGGCCGGTCATTCTGGAGTGGAACTCGCGCTGA
- a CDS encoding flavin monoamine oxidase family protein, protein MPIIASAVTHWADDPWTRGAWSLIGRHGTPADRTALGTPVHDRLRIAGEATHPTRAGMTHGAYEQGITAADWAATHGHRHVTVVGAGMAGLGAAQRLRDHGITTRVLEARDRIGGRTTGIDLAGFTFDLGANWLQQYDDNILARLAEKLALPVVPTEFGSGHPELEDTLRQRLATAPEHASVADVLAAWPTPPDELRRLVDTEITMDTGVSLDWLSARHGFEPGVGQGDRWIIGSYQRLVTHLADGLDITLRTPVHTIDLLPDHVTINGTLRCDAVIVTVPIGALPAITITPPLPAPHRLALTRLGMGRVEKIIIRATTRFWPATAYFRIHGPATGSISEWLDATDADGTPTLVGLLTGPWLDTLWTGTDTDITRRVLTHVLHADA, encoded by the coding sequence ATGCCGATCATCGCCAGCGCCGTCACCCACTGGGCCGACGACCCCTGGACCCGCGGCGCCTGGAGCCTCATTGGCCGGCACGGCACCCCCGCCGACCGCACCGCGCTCGGCACCCCCGTCCACGACCGCCTCCGCATCGCCGGCGAAGCCACCCACCCCACCCGCGCCGGCATGACCCACGGCGCCTACGAACAGGGCATCACCGCCGCCGACTGGGCCGCCACCCACGGACACCGCCACGTCACCGTCGTCGGCGCCGGCATGGCCGGCCTCGGCGCCGCCCAACGCCTGCGCGACCACGGCATCACCACCCGCGTCCTCGAAGCCCGCGACCGCATCGGCGGCCGCACCACCGGCATCGACCTCGCCGGCTTCACCTTCGACCTCGGCGCCAACTGGCTCCAGCAGTACGACGACAACATCCTCGCGCGCCTCGCCGAAAAACTCGCGCTCCCCGTCGTACCCACCGAATTCGGCTCCGGACACCCCGAACTCGAAGACACGCTCCGCCAACGCCTCGCCACCGCACCCGAACACGCCTCCGTCGCCGACGTCCTCGCCGCCTGGCCCACGCCCCCGGACGAACTCCGGCGCCTCGTCGACACCGAGATCACCATGGACACCGGCGTGTCACTCGACTGGCTCAGCGCCCGCCACGGCTTCGAACCCGGCGTCGGCCAAGGCGACCGATGGATCATCGGCAGCTACCAGCGCCTCGTCACCCACCTCGCCGACGGACTCGACATCACGCTCCGCACCCCGGTACACACCATCGACCTGCTCCCGGACCACGTCACCATCAACGGAACGCTCCGCTGCGACGCCGTCATCGTCACCGTCCCCATCGGCGCGCTCCCGGCCATCACCATCACCCCACCACTACCCGCACCACACCGCCTCGCCCTCACCCGGCTCGGCATGGGACGCGTCGAAAAGATCATCATCCGCGCCACCACCCGCTTCTGGCCCGCCACCGCATACTTCCGCATCCACGGCCCCGCCACCGGATCGATCAGCGAATGGCTCGACGCCACCGACGCCGACGGCACCCCCACACTCGTCGGACTCCTCACCGGACCCTGGCTCGACACCCTCTGGACCGGCACCGACACCGACATCACCCGCCGCGTCCTCACCCACGTGCTGCACGCCGACGCATGA
- a CDS encoding KamA family radical SAM protein has translation MTHTPTSTRQPYAYTRRTLTEPDWTRYPGWRHITRDQWESAQWQRAHCIKNIRQLHHVLGPLADDTFYDDLATDQARTATMPMLLPPQMLNTMVPHGPTTTDALRADPIRRYMLPLHTDRIPDHPLSTRDSLHEHDMWAAEGLTHRYPTKVLAELTATCPQYCGHCTRMDLVGTNTPAVTKLKLTLTPADRHDAHLHYLRHHPEVRDIVVSGGDLANIPWPRLETYLMRLLDLDTIRDIRLATKALAALPQHWLQPHIVEGLERVARTAARRGVNLALHTHVNHAQTLTPLVARATHTALAAGIRDVRNQGVLLRGINDTADDLLDLCFALQGEAGILPYYLYLCDMIPGAEHWRLPLHHAQTLQHDILGYLPGYATPRIVCDVPYVGKRWVHMAAAYDRVLGISHWTKNYRTPLTDDTVTTGYPYYDPIDTLPEKGRAHWATRC, from the coding sequence GTGACACACACCCCAACCAGCACCCGGCAGCCCTACGCCTACACCCGCCGCACCCTCACCGAACCCGACTGGACCCGCTACCCCGGCTGGCGCCACATCACCCGCGACCAATGGGAATCAGCCCAATGGCAACGCGCCCACTGCATCAAGAACATCCGGCAGCTCCACCACGTCCTCGGCCCCCTCGCCGACGACACCTTCTACGACGACCTCGCCACCGACCAGGCCCGCACCGCCACCATGCCCATGCTCCTACCACCACAAATGCTCAACACCATGGTCCCCCACGGCCCCACCACCACCGACGCCCTCCGCGCCGACCCCATCCGCCGCTACATGCTCCCCCTCCACACCGACCGCATCCCCGACCACCCACTGTCCACCCGCGACTCACTCCACGAACACGACATGTGGGCCGCCGAAGGACTCACCCACCGCTACCCCACCAAGGTCCTCGCCGAACTCACCGCCACCTGCCCCCAGTACTGCGGCCACTGCACCCGCATGGACCTCGTCGGCACCAACACCCCCGCCGTCACCAAACTCAAACTCACCCTCACCCCCGCCGACCGCCACGACGCCCACCTCCACTACCTACGCCACCACCCCGAGGTCCGCGACATCGTCGTCTCCGGCGGCGACCTCGCCAACATCCCCTGGCCCCGCCTCGAGACCTACCTCATGCGACTCCTCGACCTCGACACCATCCGCGACATCCGCCTCGCCACCAAAGCCCTCGCCGCACTCCCCCAACACTGGCTCCAACCCCACATCGTCGAAGGACTCGAACGCGTCGCCCGCACCGCCGCCCGCCGCGGCGTCAACCTCGCCCTGCACACCCACGTCAACCACGCACAGACACTCACCCCACTCGTCGCCCGCGCCACCCACACCGCACTCGCCGCCGGCATCCGCGACGTCCGCAACCAGGGCGTCCTCCTCCGCGGCATCAACGACACCGCCGACGACCTGCTCGACCTCTGCTTCGCACTCCAGGGCGAGGCCGGCATCCTCCCCTACTACCTCTACCTCTGCGACATGATCCCCGGCGCCGAACACTGGCGGCTCCCCCTCCACCACGCCCAGACACTCCAGCACGACATCCTCGGCTACCTGCCCGGATACGCCACCCCACGGATCGTCTGCGACGTCCCCTACGTCGGCAAACGCTGGGTCCACATGGCCGCCGCCTACGACCGCGTCCTCGGCATCTCACACTGGACCAAGAACTACCGCACCCCGCTCACCGACGACACCGTCACCACCGGCTACCCCTACTACGACCCGATCGACACACTCCCCGAAAAAGGCCGCGCCCACTGGGCCACCCGCTGCTAG
- a CDS encoding helix-turn-helix domain-containing protein, with amino-acid sequence MTRQGGTPPNRHEPVGVVLARLRRARGLSGAELAAAVGMSQPKISRIERGRGSPDPRDIEAIARALGADDVVVKELVQRTANAHNRIVEWRSAPDSIVDRQEVVADWEAAVDDVREFEITLIPGLLQTSGYAKAVLILFESLVRSRRTPVDERAILAAVALRIKRQEALADPAKRLHAVIAEIALRRHVCSAVEMLAQIDHLRDMAALPNVTVQIIPDEAEINMLLNHGFVLFGEDLLFIELYNTGLVSRGEQDIKYYRRVFDLAVAYATDDIDPILDRHRRRCIDKIQQDLG; translated from the coding sequence ATGACCCGGCAGGGCGGGACCCCTCCGAACCGGCATGAGCCAGTCGGCGTCGTACTGGCACGCCTGCGACGCGCGCGCGGCTTGTCGGGAGCCGAGTTGGCGGCCGCGGTCGGGATGAGTCAGCCCAAGATCTCACGGATCGAGCGGGGGAGAGGCTCGCCGGATCCGCGGGATATCGAGGCCATAGCCCGCGCTCTCGGCGCGGACGACGTCGTGGTGAAGGAACTGGTGCAGCGTACGGCGAACGCGCACAACCGTATCGTGGAGTGGCGATCGGCCCCGGACAGCATCGTCGACCGGCAGGAGGTGGTCGCGGACTGGGAGGCCGCCGTCGACGATGTGCGGGAATTCGAGATCACCCTCATCCCCGGCCTGCTTCAGACCAGCGGGTACGCGAAGGCCGTTCTCATCCTGTTCGAATCGCTCGTCCGGTCCCGCCGGACCCCGGTCGACGAGCGGGCGATCCTCGCGGCGGTCGCCCTGCGGATCAAGCGGCAGGAGGCATTGGCAGACCCGGCCAAACGCCTGCACGCCGTGATCGCGGAGATCGCGCTGCGCCGACATGTCTGCTCCGCGGTGGAGATGCTGGCCCAGATCGATCATCTGCGCGACATGGCGGCGCTGCCGAACGTGACCGTTCAGATCATCCCCGATGAAGCCGAGATAAACATGCTGCTCAACCACGGCTTCGTGCTCTTCGGAGAGGACCTTCTGTTCATCGAGCTGTACAACACCGGCCTGGTCTCGCGGGGCGAGCAGGACATCAAGTACTACCGTCGCGTCTTCGACCTCGCGGTTGCGTACGCTACCGACGACATCGACCCGATCCTGGATCGGCACCGGCGCCGCTGCATCGATAAGATTCAGCAGGATCTCGGCTGA
- a CDS encoding aldo/keto reductase has translation MEYVRLGTTGLKVSRICLGMMTYGSPSWREWVLDADAAKPIVRRAAELGVTFYDTADMYSLGGSEEVTGRLLRAFFHRRDDYVLATKVYHPMGDGPNERGLSRKHIMASIDDSLRRLGTDYVDLYQIHRWDYETPIEETMEALHDVVRAGKARYLGASSMFAWQFAKAQHAADVHGWTRFVSMQPQYNLVYREEEREMLPLCADQGVGVIPWSPLARGLLAGSRTRDGEHTTRARTDAIARELYSDDDLAVAEEARRIADARGLPVAQVALAWVLSRPVVTAPIVGASRTGHIEDAVAAVSVTLTPEEIAALEAPYRPHVVTDHS, from the coding sequence ATGGAGTACGTGCGGCTCGGCACCACCGGCCTGAAGGTGTCCCGGATCTGTCTCGGCATGATGACCTACGGCTCGCCGTCCTGGCGCGAGTGGGTGCTGGACGCGGACGCGGCCAAGCCCATCGTGCGCCGCGCGGCCGAACTGGGCGTCACGTTCTACGACACCGCGGACATGTACTCGCTCGGCGGCAGCGAGGAGGTCACCGGCCGGCTGCTGCGCGCGTTCTTCCACCGCCGCGACGACTACGTGCTGGCGACCAAGGTCTACCACCCGATGGGCGACGGGCCGAACGAGCGCGGCCTGTCCCGCAAGCACATCATGGCCTCGATCGACGACTCGCTGCGCCGGCTCGGCACCGACTACGTCGACCTCTACCAGATCCACCGCTGGGACTACGAGACGCCGATCGAGGAGACCATGGAGGCGCTGCACGACGTGGTGCGCGCCGGCAAGGCCCGCTACCTCGGCGCGTCCAGCATGTTCGCCTGGCAGTTCGCCAAGGCGCAGCACGCCGCGGACGTGCACGGCTGGACCCGGTTCGTGTCGATGCAGCCGCAGTACAACCTGGTCTACCGCGAGGAGGAGCGCGAGATGCTGCCGCTCTGCGCGGACCAGGGCGTCGGCGTCATCCCGTGGAGCCCGCTCGCCCGCGGCCTGCTCGCCGGCTCGCGTACCCGGGACGGCGAGCACACCACCCGGGCCCGCACCGACGCCATCGCGCGCGAGCTCTACAGCGACGACGACCTGGCCGTGGCGGAGGAGGCCCGCCGGATCGCGGACGCCCGCGGCCTGCCCGTGGCCCAGGTCGCGCTGGCCTGGGTGCTGTCCCGCCCGGTCGTCACCGCCCCGATCGTCGGCGCGTCCCGCACCGGCCACATCGAGGACGCGGTCGCCGCGGTCTCGGTCACGCTGACCCCGGAGGAGATCGCCGCGCTCGAGGCGCCGTACCGGCCGCACGTGGTGACGGACCATTCCTAG
- a CDS encoding RNA 2'-phosphotransferase, producing MDIKRTSKRLSLILRHRPDSVGITLTPDGWVAVPTLLEALARHGLTLTRDQLGRVVDENDKKRFTIEGAPGGGERIRANQGHSIDVELGYEAQGPPETLYHGTADRNLPAIREQGLVKGRRHHVHLSPDPATARTVGTRHGRPVVLTVAAARMARDGHTFFRSANGVWLTDAVPPRYLSEPRT from the coding sequence ATGGATATCAAGCGAACGAGCAAACGGCTCTCCCTCATCCTCCGGCATCGCCCGGACAGCGTCGGCATCACCCTCACGCCCGACGGCTGGGTCGCCGTCCCCACCCTCCTCGAGGCTCTCGCCCGGCACGGCCTCACCCTGACCCGCGATCAGCTCGGCCGGGTCGTCGACGAGAACGACAAGAAGCGGTTCACGATCGAGGGCGCACCCGGCGGTGGCGAGCGCATCCGCGCCAACCAGGGGCACTCGATCGACGTCGAGCTCGGCTATGAGGCGCAGGGACCGCCGGAGACGCTGTATCACGGGACGGCGGACCGGAATCTGCCGGCGATCCGGGAGCAGGGGCTGGTCAAGGGCAGACGGCATCACGTGCACCTCTCGCCGGACCCGGCAACGGCGCGCACGGTCGGCACCCGGCACGGGCGGCCGGTGGTGCTGACGGTGGCGGCGGCGCGCATGGCGCGGGACGGGCACACGTTCTTCCGCAGTGCGAACGGGGTCTGGCTGACCGACGCCGTACCGCCCCGGTACCTGAGCGAACCACGAACCTAG